The Hymenobacter sp. GOD-10R genome includes a window with the following:
- the msrA gene encoding peptide-methionine (S)-S-oxide reductase MsrA, whose translation MELATFGAGCFWCTEAVFQDLEGVEKVESGYAGGRIANPTYKEVCSGLTGHAEVINITYDPSKISFEELLEVFWKTHDPTTLNRQGNDVGTQYRSVVYYHNDEQKRLTEEYKKKLNDAHAFPNPVVTEITAAPTFYKAENYHQDYYNLNGTQPYCQFVVKPKVDKVRAVFGDKLKKSATAAK comes from the coding sequence ATGGAATTAGCAACATTCGGTGCCGGCTGCTTCTGGTGCACAGAAGCCGTTTTTCAGGATTTAGAAGGCGTCGAGAAAGTAGAATCGGGCTACGCTGGTGGGCGCATTGCCAACCCTACGTACAAGGAAGTATGCTCGGGCCTCACGGGCCACGCCGAAGTGATTAACATCACCTACGACCCAAGCAAAATTAGCTTTGAAGAGTTGCTGGAAGTGTTTTGGAAAACTCACGACCCGACCACGCTCAACCGCCAGGGCAACGACGTGGGTACCCAGTACCGCTCGGTAGTGTACTACCACAACGACGAGCAGAAGCGCCTCACCGAGGAGTATAAGAAGAAACTCAACGACGCCCACGCTTTCCCAAACCCCGTTGTAACGGAAATCACGGCAGCTCCTACCTTCTACAAGGCCGAGAACTACCACCAAGACTACTACAATCTGAATGGCACTCAGCCTTACTGCCAGTTTGTAGTGAAGCCGAAAGTCGATAAAGTCCGCGCTGTATTTGGCGACAAGCTGAAGAAGTCGGCTACGGCAGCGAAGTAA
- a CDS encoding ABC-F family ATP-binding cassette domain-containing protein, with the protein MISTSNVSLRYGKRVLFEDVTIKFLPGNVYGLIGANGAGKSTFLKILSGEIEANTGSVDMPKGARLSVLKQNQFEYDNYPVLQTVIMGHTRLWKVMEEKDAIYAKADFSDADGERAAELEGEFADLEGWNADYEAAELLSGLGIGEDKHYTMMSDLGTSDKVRVLLAQALFGNPDVLLLDEPTNGLDAETVLWLENFLDSFQNTVIVVSHDRHFLDAVCNYMADLDFSKITMYPGNYSFWYESSQLALRQRQEVNKKTEDKRKELEEFVRRFSANASKSKQATSRQKLLQKLTLEEIKPSSRKYPYIAFKAEREAGNQLLTVDNLSASVDGQPIFRNVSFSLDKGDKVAIVGRDDRAASLLFDILFEQIKAEKGTFKWGTTITPSYFPKENTEFFDTDLNLVDWLRQYSTEKDESFIRGFLGRMLFSGEESQKKSNVLSGGEKVRCMLSKMMMEAGNVLVLDDPTNHLDLESIQALNNSLRDFSGTLIFASHDLQFIDTVANRIIELTPDGILDRRMTYEEYLADEQIKAQRQRMYQLVS; encoded by the coding sequence ATGATCAGTACCTCCAATGTAAGTCTGCGCTACGGTAAGCGCGTATTGTTTGAAGACGTTACAATCAAATTTCTACCAGGCAACGTGTACGGCCTCATTGGGGCTAACGGAGCAGGTAAATCAACTTTCCTGAAAATTCTGTCGGGTGAGATTGAAGCTAACACGGGTTCCGTGGATATGCCAAAAGGCGCCCGCCTTTCGGTCTTGAAACAGAACCAGTTTGAGTACGACAATTATCCTGTGCTCCAAACCGTCATAATGGGCCACACGCGCCTGTGGAAGGTGATGGAGGAGAAGGACGCCATCTATGCCAAAGCCGATTTTTCGGATGCTGATGGCGAGCGGGCCGCGGAGTTGGAAGGCGAGTTTGCCGACTTAGAAGGCTGGAATGCCGACTACGAAGCGGCTGAACTACTCAGCGGCCTAGGTATTGGCGAAGACAAGCACTACACCATGATGTCCGACCTAGGTACGTCGGATAAGGTGCGCGTGCTGCTGGCCCAGGCGCTGTTCGGTAACCCCGACGTGCTACTGCTCGACGAACCAACCAACGGTCTGGATGCCGAGACCGTGCTATGGCTCGAAAACTTCCTCGACTCGTTCCAGAACACGGTTATCGTGGTGAGCCACGACCGCCACTTCCTCGACGCGGTATGTAATTACATGGCCGACCTCGATTTCTCGAAAATCACGATGTACCCCGGCAACTACTCGTTTTGGTACGAGTCGTCGCAACTGGCTTTGCGTCAGCGTCAGGAGGTAAACAAAAAGACGGAAGACAAGCGGAAGGAATTGGAGGAGTTTGTGCGTCGTTTCTCGGCTAACGCCTCTAAGTCGAAACAGGCAACTTCCCGTCAGAAATTGCTGCAAAAGCTCACGCTGGAGGAAATCAAGCCATCGTCGCGCAAGTATCCTTATATCGCCTTCAAAGCAGAGCGCGAGGCGGGCAATCAGTTGCTGACGGTAGATAACCTGTCGGCTTCGGTTGATGGACAGCCTATTTTCCGCAACGTATCATTCTCGCTCGATAAAGGCGACAAAGTAGCCATCGTGGGCCGCGACGACCGAGCCGCTTCCCTCCTCTTCGACATCTTGTTTGAGCAGATCAAGGCGGAGAAAGGCACTTTCAAATGGGGCACCACTATTACCCCTAGCTATTTCCCGAAGGAAAACACCGAGTTCTTTGACACCGATCTGAACCTGGTAGACTGGTTGCGCCAGTACTCAACGGAGAAGGATGAGAGCTTTATCCGCGGCTTCCTAGGCCGGATGCTGTTTTCGGGTGAAGAGTCGCAGAAAAAGTCGAACGTGCTGAGCGGGGGCGAGAAAGTGCGCTGCATGCTTTCCAAGATGATGATGGAAGCTGGCAACGTGCTTGTGCTCGACGACCCAACGAACCACTTGGATCTAGAAAGCATCCAGGCGCTGAACAACTCGTTGCGCGACTTCAGCGGCACGCTCATCTTCGCTTCACACGACTTGCAGTTTATTGATACTGTAGCCAATCGTATCATCGAGTTGACGCCCGATGGAATTTTGGATCGTCGGATGACGTATGAAGAGTATCTGGCCGATGAGCAAATAAAAGCGCAACGCCAGCGCATGTACCAACTCGTGTCGTAA
- a CDS encoding TolC family protein has product MRTYLLFSGLLILASVSNLAVAQTTQPSLTTPIAAPLPTDTLRLTLAEAEQQFLNTNFQLLAQKFNITAAQAQEVQARLFANPEVSVERNAYNPYNHRLFETVEDRKQWVASYQQLLLLGGKRRKNVEYQRIGTEIEGHNFNDLVRTLHYELRSNFVKLYYDQQTLGVYQRQREALQRTLTIYQAQLEKGNVSLKEVVRLKAALFSLESERKELVNDISEYQATLNLLLGNRPPRTLQPSLPTAAASNLRLESFPLAQALEIARESRPDLRAAEAINRQEQQNLRVQKALAVPDLTVGGLYDFNGSVGKNYTGLTVGVPLPLFNRNQGNIKLAEAQIKASEQALNQQATQVETEVAEAYAKAAEAERLASSFPNAYFTDFNKLFDGVLISYQRKAISTLEFLDFLESYKDNMVQLNDARAEQLNAFENLNQNLGRRVFAW; this is encoded by the coding sequence ATGCGTACATACTTGCTATTTAGTGGTTTATTAATTTTAGCGTCGGTCTCTAATCTGGCTGTTGCCCAAACTACGCAGCCCAGTCTGACGACGCCGATAGCCGCGCCGCTACCCACCGATACGCTGCGCCTAACCTTGGCGGAAGCCGAGCAGCAGTTCCTGAATACCAACTTTCAGCTGCTGGCGCAAAAGTTCAACATCACGGCGGCGCAGGCCCAAGAGGTACAAGCTAGGCTGTTTGCCAACCCGGAAGTTTCCGTCGAGCGCAATGCCTATAACCCCTACAACCACCGCCTCTTTGAAACGGTGGAGGATCGGAAGCAGTGGGTGGCCTCGTATCAGCAGCTACTCTTGCTGGGTGGCAAGCGGCGCAAGAATGTCGAGTATCAGCGTATTGGTACTGAGATAGAAGGCCACAACTTCAACGACTTGGTGCGCACGTTACACTACGAATTGCGCAGCAATTTCGTGAAGCTCTACTACGATCAGCAGACGCTGGGCGTGTACCAGCGTCAGCGCGAGGCCTTGCAGCGCACGCTCACCATTTACCAAGCCCAGCTGGAAAAGGGTAACGTGTCATTGAAAGAAGTGGTGCGCCTGAAAGCCGCGCTGTTTTCGCTGGAAAGCGAGCGGAAAGAGCTGGTAAACGACATTAGCGAGTACCAAGCCACGCTGAACTTACTGCTCGGTAACCGCCCGCCGCGCACCCTGCAACCTAGCTTACCCACGGCCGCGGCCAGCAACCTGCGTCTCGAAAGCTTCCCACTGGCCCAGGCTCTGGAAATTGCCCGCGAAAGTCGGCCCGATCTGCGTGCGGCGGAGGCCATCAACCGGCAGGAGCAGCAGAACCTACGGGTGCAGAAAGCCCTTGCCGTACCCGACCTCACCGTGGGCGGCTTATATGATTTCAACGGCTCGGTGGGGAAGAACTACACGGGCCTGACCGTAGGCGTGCCGCTGCCGCTGTTCAACCGCAACCAGGGTAACATTAAGTTGGCGGAGGCGCAGATCAAAGCCAGCGAGCAGGCCCTGAACCAGCAAGCCACCCAAGTGGAGACCGAAGTAGCCGAAGCCTACGCCAAAGCGGCCGAGGCTGAGCGCTTGGCAAGCAGTTTTCCCAACGCCTACTTCACCGATTTCAATAAACTCTTCGACGGCGTACTGATCAGCTACCAACGCAAAGCCATCAGCACGCTGGAGTTTCTGGACTTCCTGGAGTCTTACAAAGACAACATGGTGCAGCTCAACGATGCGCGCGCCGAACAGCTCAACGCCTTCGAGAACCTCAACCAGAACCTAGGTCGCCGGGTGTTTGCCTGGTAG
- a CDS encoding lmo0937 family membrane protein: MGNLLYIIAVILIIIWALGFFGVLGAGIASGNLIHILLVLAIIAIVLRLIRGGTV, from the coding sequence ATGGGTAATTTGCTGTACATCATCGCCGTCATTCTCATCATCATCTGGGCGCTGGGTTTCTTTGGCGTATTAGGCGCTGGCATTGCCAGCGGTAACCTGATCCACATTTTGCTGGTGCTGGCTATCATTGCTATTGTGCTACGCCTGATTCGCGGCGGCACGGTATAA
- a CDS encoding efflux RND transporter periplasmic adaptor subunit, with the protein MWLFAFSRRPLFSINCLTGRWIMVGRLTAVLAIISLGLSGCHEAPKEVAVKEPSFVLTDSLLNRIQLETVRRAPVRDELKLTGKIAYDEEHVNKVFPLVSGIVTKVNAGLGQYVKAGQVLAELESSDIAGFRNESAASNATLATAQRALASTKELFQNGLASEREYEEAKQEVLKARAEVQRNQAVGNIYGTRSGSSSARYQVKAPESGFVVEKAVNPRTLIRPDNDQTMFTISDLKSVWVTASVFEDDIARVQPGQAATITTLAFPGKVYHGKIDNTYSALDPESKVMRVRIRLANPENRLKPEMFANVTVTSLTDSVMLSVPSSALVFERSRNFILVFHDRNNIETRPVTPGPSANGITYIRAGLKPGEQVVSNDPLLLYHALNK; encoded by the coding sequence ATGTGGTTATTTGCTTTTAGCCGTCGACCACTATTCTCGATAAATTGCCTGACTGGGCGCTGGATCATGGTCGGCCGCTTGACTGCCGTCTTGGCCATCATCAGCCTTGGCTTGAGCGGCTGCCACGAGGCGCCCAAGGAAGTTGCGGTGAAAGAGCCGTCGTTTGTGCTCACCGATTCTTTGCTGAACCGCATCCAACTGGAGACCGTGCGTCGTGCCCCCGTGCGCGACGAGCTAAAGCTCACCGGCAAAATTGCCTACGATGAAGAGCACGTCAACAAAGTGTTCCCGCTGGTAAGCGGTATCGTTACGAAAGTAAACGCGGGCCTCGGCCAGTACGTGAAGGCGGGCCAGGTACTAGCCGAACTGGAAAGCTCCGACATTGCCGGCTTCCGCAACGAATCGGCGGCGTCCAACGCGACGCTGGCCACGGCTCAGCGGGCGCTGGCTAGCACCAAGGAGCTATTTCAGAACGGACTAGCTTCGGAGCGCGAATACGAAGAGGCCAAGCAGGAAGTGCTCAAAGCCCGCGCCGAGGTGCAGCGCAACCAAGCAGTAGGCAATATTTACGGCACACGTAGCGGCAGCAGCTCCGCCCGCTACCAAGTGAAAGCGCCGGAGTCGGGCTTCGTGGTGGAAAAAGCGGTGAACCCGCGTACCCTCATTCGCCCCGACAACGACCAAACGATGTTCACCATCTCCGACCTGAAATCGGTGTGGGTGACGGCCAGCGTATTCGAGGACGACATTGCCCGCGTGCAGCCCGGTCAGGCGGCCACCATCACCACCCTGGCTTTTCCCGGCAAGGTGTACCACGGCAAAATCGACAACACCTACAGTGCCCTCGACCCCGAGAGCAAAGTGATGCGCGTGCGCATTCGCTTGGCGAACCCCGAGAACCGGCTTAAGCCCGAGATGTTCGCCAACGTGACCGTCACGTCCCTCACCGACTCGGTGATGCTGAGCGTGCCGTCGTCGGCGCTGGTATTTGAGCGCAGCCGCAACTTCATTTTGGTCTTTCACGACCGCAACAACATCGAAACGCGCCCCGTGACGCCCGGCCCCAGCGCCAACGGCATCACCTACATCCGCGCGGGGCTGAAGCCCGGCGAGCAGGTAGTGAGCAACGACCCGCTGCTGCTCTATCATGCGCTGAATAAGTAG
- a CDS encoding 3-hydroxybutyryl-CoA dehydrogenase: MLTVAVIGSGTMGNGIAHVFAQHGFSVALIDINQPALDKALGTIGKNLDRQVTKGSLTAEDKDATLSRLTTYTSLAEGVREAQLVVEAATENIDLKLKIFRDLDQHAPKEAILASNTSSISITQIAAVTQRPTQVIGMHFMNPVPVMQLVEVIRGYATSDAVTTQVMDLARQLNKTPVEVNDYPGFVANRILMPMINEAIYTLFEGVAGVAEIDTVMKLGMAHPMGPLQLADFIGLDVCLAILKVLHEGFGNPKYAPCPLLVNMVAAGRLGVKSGEGFYSWGHSTKDLVLAERFRK, encoded by the coding sequence ATGCTTACTGTCGCCGTTATCGGCTCTGGCACCATGGGCAATGGTATTGCCCACGTTTTCGCACAACACGGCTTTTCCGTTGCTCTTATCGACATCAACCAACCAGCCTTAGATAAAGCGCTGGGTACCATCGGCAAAAACCTCGACCGCCAAGTAACCAAGGGGAGCCTAACGGCCGAAGACAAGGATGCTACCCTAAGTCGCCTGACCACCTACACCAGCCTAGCCGAGGGTGTACGCGAAGCCCAGCTGGTGGTAGAAGCAGCCACCGAGAACATTGACCTGAAGCTGAAGATCTTCCGCGACCTTGATCAGCATGCGCCCAAGGAAGCCATCCTAGCTTCCAACACCTCCTCCATTTCTATCACCCAGATTGCGGCCGTCACCCAGCGGCCCACGCAGGTGATTGGCATGCACTTCATGAACCCGGTGCCGGTGATGCAGCTCGTCGAAGTCATTCGCGGCTACGCCACCTCTGACGCCGTGACAACCCAGGTAATGGACCTAGCCCGTCAGCTCAACAAAACGCCGGTTGAAGTGAACGACTACCCGGGCTTCGTGGCCAACCGCATTCTGATGCCCATGATCAACGAGGCGATTTATACCTTGTTTGAAGGTGTGGCTGGCGTAGCCGAAATCGACACGGTGATGAAGCTAGGTATGGCCCACCCCATGGGGCCCTTGCAGCTCGCCGACTTCATTGGGCTGGACGTGTGCCTCGCTATTTTGAAAGTTTTGCACGAAGGTTTTGGCAACCCTAAATACGCTCCCTGTCCTTTACTCGTAAATATGGTAGCGGCGGGTCGTTTGGGCGTGAAATCGGGCGAAGGTTTCTACTCCTGGGGGCACAGCACAAAGGACTTGGTGCTGGCCGAGCGGTTCCGAAAGTAG
- a CDS encoding CusA/CzcA family heavy metal efflux RND transporter, whose amino-acid sequence MHKFIQGILGFSLRNRYFVFFCTALAIAAGVYSYKHTAIDAFPDVTNTQVTIITQWPGRSAEEIEKFITLPIEVALNPAQKKNNIRSTTLFGLSVVKVIFDDDVDDAYARVQVNNLLPGAALPEGVEPEVQPPYGPTGEIFRYTLTSKTRDVRELKTLQDWVIERRLKAVAGVADVNSFGGEVKSFELSINPRRLQAYDITPLDVYEAVSRSNINVGGDVIEKNGEAYVVRGISLLTKLDDISNIIIKNINGTPLLVRNVADVHESALPRLGQVGLDHNKDVVEGIVVMRKGENPSEVIARIKTKITELNEKVLPGDVKIKLFYDREVLINFATDTVLHNLLEGILLVTVVVFLFMADWRTTVTVSVVIPLALLFAFICLRLKGMSANLLSMGAIDFGIIVDGAVVMVEGLFVALDHKAHKVGMEKFNKLAKLGLIRKTGTEMGKTIFTAKLIIITALLPIFSFEKVEGKMFSPLAWTLGFALLGALIFTLTLVPVLASIMLKKNVREKHNYFVDFVTRGSLFIFRRVYRNKAISLLVAGVWLVVGIGAFRLLGSEFLPQLDEGSLYVRASLPMSISLDKSVAMSNKMREKLLTFKQVKQVMSQTGRPNDGTDPTGFYNVEFHVDTKHTPEMKNPVYRAALIDSMQRALSVFPSVVFNFSQPIQDNVEEAVSGVKGSIAVKIFGDDLNFLEQKADAVYKELSSVQGIADLGIVHAVGQPELRIDLSERRMARYGVSPADANAVVEMAIGGKEASQFYDGERRFSIRVRYLPEFRKTEEEIGRLMVPTMNETKIPLREIATISTLTGPSLIFRDNTERFIAVKFSVRGRDMGSTIEEAQSKVNGAVPLPRGYLYSWAGDFENQQRATQRLAQVVPISLLLIFFILFVLFGNMKDAGLVLLNVPFAITGGIAALLITGTNFSISAGIGFIALFGICIQDGVILITVFKQNLLKKLPLDQSIYEGVTSRIRPVLMTAMMAAIGLFPAAISTGIGSQTQKPLAIVVIGGLVTSTILTLFIFPLIFEATHRGHDKKLAARKA is encoded by the coding sequence ATGCATAAGTTCATTCAAGGTATCCTAGGTTTCTCGCTACGCAACCGCTACTTCGTGTTTTTCTGCACGGCGCTGGCTATTGCGGCGGGCGTGTACAGCTACAAGCACACGGCCATCGATGCATTCCCGGACGTTACCAACACCCAGGTCACGATTATCACGCAGTGGCCGGGCCGCTCGGCCGAAGAGATTGAGAAGTTCATCACCCTGCCCATCGAGGTAGCCCTCAACCCGGCTCAGAAAAAGAACAACATCCGCTCGACCACACTCTTTGGCCTGTCGGTGGTGAAAGTGATTTTTGATGATGATGTAGACGACGCCTACGCCCGCGTGCAGGTGAATAACCTGCTGCCCGGCGCCGCGCTGCCCGAAGGCGTTGAGCCCGAGGTGCAGCCGCCCTACGGCCCCACCGGCGAAATCTTCCGCTACACGCTCACCAGCAAAACCCGCGACGTACGCGAGCTGAAAACCTTGCAGGACTGGGTAATCGAGCGGCGCCTGAAAGCCGTGGCCGGTGTGGCCGACGTGAACAGCTTCGGCGGCGAGGTCAAGAGCTTCGAGCTGAGCATCAACCCGCGGCGCCTGCAAGCCTACGATATCACGCCCCTCGACGTGTACGAGGCCGTGTCGCGCTCCAACATCAACGTGGGCGGCGATGTGATTGAGAAAAACGGCGAGGCCTACGTGGTGCGCGGCATCAGCTTGCTTACTAAGCTCGACGATATCAGCAACATCATCATCAAGAACATCAACGGCACGCCGCTGCTGGTGCGCAACGTGGCCGATGTGCACGAGTCGGCGCTGCCCCGCCTAGGTCAGGTGGGCCTCGACCACAATAAGGACGTGGTGGAAGGCATTGTAGTGATGCGCAAGGGTGAAAATCCGTCGGAAGTTATTGCTCGGATCAAAACTAAAATCACTGAGCTGAACGAGAAAGTTCTGCCCGGCGACGTCAAGATCAAGCTGTTCTACGACCGCGAAGTGCTCATCAACTTCGCCACCGATACCGTGTTGCACAACCTCCTAGAGGGTATTCTGCTGGTAACGGTGGTCGTATTCCTATTCATGGCCGACTGGCGTACCACTGTCACCGTGTCGGTAGTGATTCCGCTGGCGCTGCTCTTTGCCTTTATCTGTCTGCGGCTAAAAGGCATGTCGGCTAACCTGTTGAGTATGGGCGCCATCGACTTCGGGATTATCGTGGACGGGGCCGTCGTGATGGTGGAAGGGCTCTTTGTCGCCCTCGACCATAAGGCCCATAAGGTGGGCATGGAGAAGTTCAACAAGCTCGCCAAGCTAGGTCTGATCCGCAAGACTGGCACCGAGATGGGCAAAACCATCTTCACGGCTAAGCTCATCATCATCACGGCGTTGCTGCCTATTTTCTCCTTCGAGAAGGTAGAAGGCAAGATGTTCTCGCCCCTGGCCTGGACCCTAGGTTTCGCCCTGCTCGGCGCGCTCATTTTCACGCTCACGCTGGTGCCGGTGCTGGCGAGCATCATGCTGAAGAAGAACGTGCGCGAGAAGCACAACTACTTCGTGGACTTCGTCACACGGGGTTCGTTGTTCATTTTCCGCCGGGTGTACCGCAACAAGGCCATTAGCCTACTGGTGGCGGGCGTGTGGCTGGTGGTGGGCATCGGGGCCTTCCGGCTGCTAGGTTCTGAATTCCTGCCCCAACTCGACGAAGGCTCGCTCTACGTGCGCGCCTCACTGCCCATGAGTATTTCGCTGGATAAATCGGTGGCGATGAGCAATAAAATGCGCGAAAAGTTGCTGACCTTCAAGCAAGTAAAGCAGGTGATGAGCCAAACCGGGCGCCCTAACGACGGCACCGACCCGACAGGCTTCTACAACGTGGAGTTTCACGTAGACACCAAGCACACGCCGGAAATGAAAAACCCGGTTTATCGCGCCGCCCTCATCGATAGTATGCAGCGGGCGCTGAGCGTGTTCCCGAGTGTGGTGTTCAACTTCTCGCAGCCTATTCAGGATAACGTAGAAGAGGCGGTATCGGGGGTGAAAGGCTCTATTGCCGTGAAGATCTTCGGCGACGACCTCAACTTCTTGGAGCAGAAAGCGGATGCCGTGTACAAAGAGCTCAGCTCCGTGCAAGGCATTGCCGACCTAGGTATTGTGCATGCCGTGGGTCAGCCCGAGTTGCGCATCGACCTGAGCGAGCGGCGCATGGCCCGCTACGGCGTGAGCCCCGCCGACGCCAATGCGGTGGTCGAAATGGCAATCGGGGGTAAAGAAGCCTCACAGTTCTACGATGGCGAGCGGCGCTTCAGCATCCGGGTGCGCTACCTACCCGAGTTCCGTAAAACTGAGGAGGAAATCGGCCGCCTGATGGTGCCAACGATGAACGAAACCAAGATTCCGCTACGCGAAATTGCCACTATTAGCACGCTCACCGGCCCTTCGCTCATCTTCCGTGATAACACGGAGCGCTTCATTGCCGTGAAATTCTCGGTGCGCGGCCGCGATATGGGCAGCACCATTGAGGAAGCCCAAAGCAAAGTGAATGGCGCCGTGCCGCTGCCCCGAGGCTACTTGTACTCCTGGGCCGGCGACTTCGAAAACCAACAGCGCGCCACCCAGCGCCTCGCCCAAGTAGTGCCCATCTCGCTGCTGCTGATATTCTTTATTCTGTTTGTGCTGTTCGGCAATATGAAGGATGCCGGATTGGTGCTGCTCAATGTGCCCTTCGCCATCACTGGCGGCATTGCGGCCCTGCTCATCACCGGCACCAACTTCAGCATCTCGGCGGGCATCGGTTTCATCGCCCTGTTTGGTATTTGTATCCAAGATGGCGTGATTCTCATCACCGTCTTCAAACAGAACCTGCTCAAAAAGCTGCCACTCGACCAGTCCATTTACGAGGGCGTTACCAGCCGTATCCGCCCCGTGCTCATGACCGCCATGATGGCCGCCATCGGCTTGTTTCCGGCCGCCATCAGCACCGGCATCGGCTCCCAAACACAAAAGCCTTTAGCCATCGTGGTCATCGGCGGCCTAGTAACCTCCACCATCCTGACGCTGTTCATCTTCCCCCTGATCTTCGAAGCCACCCACCGCGGGCACGACAAAAAGCTAGCTGCTCGGAAGGCATAA
- a CDS encoding sensor histidine kinase — MSIRNKLALQFTLLVALLLLGSFGVIYYLAEQSTERVFAQRLLERAQLAAALFLEADEQSRTATEKARQRFIHELPDEYLGIYDSNGKSRFTKEPLQHFPPDLLPRLAQQPQIVLRQGDRQTVGILYHDNQGDFRILVSAVYVGGWERLAYLRLVMGSVLITGLALSFGLGRLFAKSALEPVRHVVQHAQRIGASGLHLRVPVGTSHDELTELAETFNLMIQRLEAAFQQQQSFIANASHELRTPLTAMIGEMDIILNRPRSAEMYQEALQSSLAEAQKLKDITNRLLQLAQLNADEATLPMGGTLRLDEVLYEACEEMTLVQPGCSLSIQVGELPDDAEQLTLPGDRNLLRLALTNLINNACKFSDNRPVVCTLNYDGKRLVLCIIDQGIGIAPEDLPHIRQTFFRAGNALDFSGFGVGLPLAIKIISLHGGELEIDSEVHKGTTMRVVLPLAG, encoded by the coding sequence ATGAGTATTCGCAACAAGCTAGCCCTTCAGTTTACGCTGCTGGTTGCGCTGCTGCTGCTCGGCAGCTTTGGCGTAATTTATTACCTGGCCGAGCAGAGCACCGAACGCGTTTTTGCCCAGCGCCTGCTTGAGCGGGCCCAACTCGCGGCGGCCTTGTTTCTGGAAGCCGACGAGCAAAGCCGGACCGCCACCGAGAAGGCCCGCCAACGCTTTATCCACGAGCTTCCCGACGAGTACCTAGGTATCTACGACAGCAACGGAAAGTCCCGATTCACAAAAGAGCCGCTGCAACACTTTCCGCCCGACCTACTGCCGCGGCTGGCGCAGCAGCCGCAAATCGTGCTACGGCAGGGCGACCGGCAAACGGTGGGCATTCTGTACCACGACAACCAAGGCGACTTTCGCATCTTGGTATCGGCCGTGTACGTGGGCGGGTGGGAGCGGCTCGCCTACCTGCGCTTGGTGATGGGGAGCGTGCTAATCACGGGCTTAGCGCTGAGCTTTGGCCTAGGTCGGCTATTTGCCAAAAGCGCGCTGGAGCCGGTGCGCCATGTGGTGCAGCACGCCCAGCGCATTGGCGCTTCAGGCTTGCACTTGCGCGTGCCCGTAGGGACCAGCCACGATGAGCTGACGGAGTTAGCCGAAACCTTCAACTTGATGATTCAGCGCTTGGAAGCGGCGTTTCAGCAGCAGCAGAGCTTTATTGCCAATGCCTCGCACGAGCTGCGTACGCCGCTCACGGCTATGATTGGGGAAATGGATATCATCCTGAATCGGCCGCGCTCCGCCGAGATGTACCAGGAAGCGCTGCAATCGTCACTGGCTGAAGCGCAAAAGCTCAAGGATATTACCAATCGCCTCCTGCAACTGGCGCAACTCAACGCCGATGAGGCCACGTTACCCATGGGCGGCACGCTCCGCCTAGACGAGGTTTTGTACGAAGCCTGCGAGGAAATGACGCTGGTGCAGCCCGGCTGTAGCTTGTCTATACAGGTAGGGGAGCTGCCCGACGATGCTGAGCAACTCACACTTCCGGGCGACCGAAACCTGTTGCGCCTAGCACTCACCAATCTCATCAACAACGCCTGCAAATTCTCGGATAACAGACCAGTGGTGTGCACCCTCAACTACGACGGCAAGCGGCTGGTACTCTGCATTATTGATCAAGGTATTGGCATTGCCCCGGAAGATCTGCCGCACATCCGCCAAACGTTTTTCCGCGCCGGCAACGCCCTCGACTTTAGTGGTTTTGGGGTCGGGTTGCCCTTGGCCATCAAGATTATCTCTCTGCACGGTGGCGAGCTAGAAATTGATTCGGAGGTGCACAAGGGTACCACCATGCGCGTGGTGCTGCCGCTGGCCGGATAA